TGCAGTCTAATATGCTCCTCCAAAATATCTCTGGTAGTTCCCTCTATGTCTGTTACAATCGCCCGCTCCTCCCCTAAAAGCAGATTCATAAGAGAAGATTTACCTGCGTTGGGCTTTCCTAAAATCACCGTTTTTACACCTTCTGTCATAACCTTGCCGTCATCAGCAGAGGAAATCAATTTTTCTGTTTCACTGATCATTGGCTGCAAAGCTGCTTTTAACTTATCTCCATATCCGTCTAAAGATATATGTTCAGGGTCATCTAAGGCAGATTCTATAAAAGCAATTTCATAGAGAATATTTTCCCTTAATTTCTTAATCTTATTGGAAACTGCTCCGCTTAACTGGCTTACAGAGCTTTTTAAGGCATATTGATTTTTAGCGTGAATAATATCAATTACCGCCTCCGCCTGAGATAAATCTAATCTGCCGTTTAAAAATGCTCTTTTTGTAAATTCTCCAGGCTCCGCCGGCCTGGCTCCATATTTAATTACTGTTTCCAGTATTTTTTTCATCATTAAAACACCGCCGTGACAGTCAATTTCCACTGTGTCCTCAGCTGTGTAGCTGTGAGGTCCTTTCATAAAAAGAGCCAGCACCTCATCTATTTTTTCTTCTCCATCATAAATAAATCCATAATGTAGGGTATGGGTCTGAATATTCTCTAATTTCTTTCCATTTTTCTTTCTGAAAATCTGATCTGCTATGGAAAATGCTTCCTCTCCGCTGATTCTGATAATTCCAATTCCTGAACTGCTCATGGCTGTAGCGATGGCCGCTATTGTTTCTGTC
The window above is part of the Lachnoclostridium edouardi genome. Proteins encoded here:
- the mnmE gene encoding tRNA uridine-5-carboxymethylaminomethyl(34) synthesis GTPase MnmE; translation: MKTETIAAIATAMSSSGIGIIRISGEEAFSIADQIFRKKNGKKLENIQTHTLHYGFIYDGEEKIDEVLALFMKGPHSYTAEDTVEIDCHGGVLMMKKILETVIKYGARPAEPGEFTKRAFLNGRLDLSQAEAVIDIIHAKNQYALKSSVSQLSGAVSNKIKKLRENILYEIAFIESALDDPEHISLDGYGDKLKAALQPMISETEKLISSADDGKVMTEGVKTVILGKPNAGKSSLMNLLLGEERAIVTDIEGTTRDILEEHIRLQGINLNIVDTAGIRDTDDIVEQIGVNRAKNIAEEADLIIYVVDSSKPLDKNDKEIIQMIKNKKSVVILNKTDLEQVVLKGSLEEETGEKVIPISAKEGIGIDLLEQEIKSMFYHGDINFNDQVYITNVRHKTALKSALNSMEMVMESIENQMPEDFYSIDLMNAYEELGTIIGEAVEDDLVNEIFSKFCMGK